One window from the genome of Planktothrix serta PCC 8927 encodes:
- the obgE gene encoding GTPase ObgE — MQFIDQVEIEVEGGKGGDGIVAFRREKYVPAGGPAGGNGGKGGSVILVAVEHLQTLLDFQYNHKFQAEHGTRGGPKNMTGANGEDRVIQVPLGTVIYDANTDEILGDLIEKNQQLCVAAGGKGGLGNKYFLSNRNRAPEYALPGLEGENRRLRLELKLLAEVGIIGLPNAGKSTLISSLSSARPKIADYPFTTLIPNLGVVRKPTGDGTVFADIPGLIEGAHLGAGLGHEFLRHIERTRVLLHLIDITDSNPIENYHTIQEELKAYGRGLGERPQILAFNKVDAVDIETEEIQALASQLQQLHQSPIFMISAVARIGLDGLLQEVWQQLDQLSLTEQKPLEVRKL, encoded by the coding sequence ATGCAATTTATTGATCAAGTTGAAATTGAAGTTGAAGGCGGGAAAGGAGGCGATGGCATTGTTGCTTTTCGGCGGGAAAAATATGTTCCGGCTGGGGGGCCTGCGGGTGGTAATGGAGGCAAAGGCGGATCAGTAATATTAGTTGCCGTTGAACACCTGCAAACCCTGTTAGATTTTCAATATAATCATAAATTTCAAGCGGAGCATGGCACACGAGGAGGCCCTAAAAATATGACGGGGGCGAATGGAGAAGATCGTGTGATTCAAGTGCCATTAGGAACCGTTATTTATGATGCCAATACCGATGAAATTTTAGGAGATTTAATTGAAAAGAATCAACAACTTTGTGTTGCGGCGGGAGGAAAAGGAGGATTAGGGAATAAATACTTTTTAAGTAATCGAAATCGCGCTCCAGAATACGCTTTACCCGGTTTAGAAGGAGAAAATCGACGGTTAAGATTAGAATTAAAACTATTAGCAGAAGTCGGAATTATTGGTTTGCCTAATGCCGGAAAATCTACATTAATTTCTTCCTTATCATCAGCCCGTCCTAAAATTGCTGATTATCCCTTTACCACCTTAATTCCTAACTTGGGAGTTGTCAGAAAACCCACCGGAGACGGAACAGTTTTTGCTGATATTCCGGGGTTAATTGAAGGTGCTCATTTAGGGGCTGGGTTAGGACATGAATTTTTACGCCATATTGAACGAACTCGCGTATTATTGCATTTAATTGATATTACCGATAGTAATCCGATTGAAAATTATCATACCATTCAAGAGGAATTAAAAGCTTATGGCAGAGGATTAGGAGAACGTCCTCAAATTCTGGCATTTAATAAAGTGGATGCGGTGGATATTGAAACGGAAGAAATTCAAGCTCTGGCTTCCCAATTACAGCAATTACATCAAAGCCCAATTTTTATGATTTCTGCGGTAGCAAGAATTGGGTTAGATGGCTTATTACAGGAAGTTTGGCAACAGTTAGATCAACTTTCTTTAACCGAACAAAAACCGTTAGAAGTTAGAAAATTATAA
- a CDS encoding ABC transporter ATP-binding protein, with protein MPSLFDVEHLRVAYPHSRTPQSWAVNDISFSLQPGERLGLVGESGCGKSTIGRAVMRLLPNTSEIEGQVRFEGQPVFGMDEKRLRQFRGEAVALIFQDPMTRLDPLMTIGDHCLETLKAHRPQLSNSQAKNKALEILEAVKIPANRWSQYPHEFSGGMRQRVAIALALLLDPKLIVADEPTTSLDVTVSAQILKELTRLCEQRGTAILLISHDLAMVGEYCHKIAVMYQGKMVEMGSSQTVFQSPQHPYTQSLLKSALHLQDIENKETNPTLETPGSSGQPLLSLKNLQQHYTLESSFLQQLFSKQKKSVIKAVDGINLELYPGEILGLVGESGCGKSTLSRTILQLIRATNGSVEFLGTDLTKLSREQVRKYRRQMQMVFQDPHACLNPMMTVGESIADPLLIHQLATPEEAKKQVLAMLERVGLTPTKEYYQRYPGELSGGQQQRVAIARALMTHPQLLICDEPVSMLDASVQAQVLELMLELKREFNLTYLFITHDLWVARFLCDRIAVMNQGKIVELGTTEDLFTNPQHPYTQTLLSAVPSLSKLKQEII; from the coding sequence ATGCCAAGTTTGTTTGATGTTGAACATTTGCGGGTTGCTTATCCCCACTCCCGAACTCCGCAAAGTTGGGCTGTAAATGACATCTCCTTTTCCCTACAACCGGGAGAACGTCTAGGACTGGTGGGGGAGTCCGGTTGTGGAAAGTCTACCATTGGGCGGGCTGTGATGCGGTTGTTACCCAACACGAGCGAAATTGAAGGACAAGTGAGATTTGAAGGACAACCTGTGTTTGGGATGGATGAAAAACGGTTGCGACAGTTTCGGGGGGAAGCGGTTGCTTTAATATTTCAAGACCCGATGACTCGCCTTGACCCGTTAATGACCATTGGCGATCATTGTTTAGAAACGTTAAAAGCTCATCGTCCGCAATTATCAAATTCTCAAGCTAAAAATAAAGCATTAGAAATATTAGAAGCGGTGAAAATTCCCGCAAATCGTTGGTCACAATATCCCCATGAATTTAGTGGTGGAATGCGTCAACGGGTAGCGATCGCTTTAGCTTTATTATTAGATCCAAAATTAATTGTTGCAGATGAACCCACCACCAGTTTAGATGTCACCGTTTCGGCTCAAATTTTAAAGGAATTAACTCGACTGTGTGAACAACGGGGAACCGCTATTTTATTGATTTCCCATGATTTAGCAATGGTTGGAGAATATTGCCATAAAATTGCTGTTATGTACCAAGGAAAAATGGTAGAAATGGGTTCATCTCAAACGGTTTTTCAATCTCCCCAACATCCCTACACCCAATCTTTATTAAAATCGGCGTTACATTTACAGGATATTGAAAATAAAGAAACAAATCCGACTTTAGAAACCCCTGGATCTTCGGGTCAACCTTTATTATCCCTTAAAAATTTACAACAACATTATACCCTAGAATCGAGCTTTTTACAACAACTTTTTTCCAAACAAAAGAAATCTGTGATTAAAGCCGTTGATGGGATAAATTTAGAATTATATCCAGGGGAAATATTAGGCTTAGTCGGAGAGTCTGGTTGTGGAAAAAGTACCCTTTCCAGAACGATTTTACAACTAATTCGGGCAACGAACGGCAGTGTTGAATTTTTAGGCACGGATTTAACTAAATTATCCCGTGAACAGGTACGAAAATATCGCCGTCAAATGCAAATGGTATTTCAAGATCCCCATGCGTGTTTAAACCCGATGATGACCGTTGGCGAAAGTATTGCTGACCCGCTTTTAATTCATCAATTAGCAACACCAGAGGAGGCAAAAAAACAGGTTTTAGCGATGTTAGAGCGGGTAGGATTAACACCAACAAAGGAATATTATCAACGCTATCCGGGGGAATTATCCGGCGGACAACAACAACGAGTTGCGATCGCTAGAGCTTTAATGACTCATCCCCAATTATTAATTTGTGATGAACCTGTTAGTATGTTAGATGCTAGTGTTCAAGCTCAAGTTTTAGAGTTAATGTTAGAATTGAAACGAGAGTTTAATTTAACCTATTTATTTATTACCCATGATTTATGGGTAGCGAGGTTTTTATGCGATCGCATTGCCGTTATGAATCAAGGTAAAATTGTTGAATTAGGGACAACAGAAGACCTATTTACAAACCCTCAACATCCCTACACCCAAACCCTATTATCCGCCGTCCCTTCCCTTTCTAAATTAAAGCAGGAAATAATTTAA
- a CDS encoding variant leucine-rich repeat-containing protein, with protein sequence MILPACVILQQEAANSTTSSERLVELAQKSIELARLVANNSNAPTEVLKTLGRSADVATRNLVATNPNTPGETLIKLLNEFPKPVLSNPQFSVLCSNYPQLLDQIPLSTLRLLVQFNAAPESFLKWVANHPNPDVLAVLKLSPNVHLFN encoded by the coding sequence ATGATCTTACCAGCGTGCGTTATTCTTCAACAGGAAGCCGCAAATTCGACAACTTCTTCTGAACGTTTAGTCGAACTCGCTCAAAAAAGTATAGAATTAGCGCGACTGGTTGCCAATAATTCTAACGCACCAACAGAGGTATTAAAAACCTTGGGAAGGAGTGCAGATGTGGCAACCCGCAACCTCGTTGCGACTAATCCGAATACCCCTGGAGAAACCTTAATTAAATTACTCAATGAGTTTCCTAAACCTGTTTTGAGTAATCCTCAATTTTCGGTTTTATGTTCAAATTATCCCCAACTCTTAGATCAAATTCCCCTCTCTACTCTTCGTCTCCTCGTTCAGTTTAATGCTGCTCCTGAAAGTTTCCTAAAATGGGTCGCAAACCATCCTAACCCTGATGTTTTAGCGGTATTGAAACTCTCCCCAAATGTTCATCTATTCAATTAG
- the psb32 gene encoding photosystem II repair protein Psb32, translating into MIQQLKTILNWGNLLPGFVISLLLTVIVGFWATPALATGVYQVPALSSANETWVVEMDDVLSRSTEGRLNNTLSDLAKKTGYEVRFLTVHRLDYGETIDSFAEKVFKKWFPTPEIAANQTLLVLDTINNNSAIQTGEKTQSLLTDEIAESVAQETLKYPLRQGGKYNEAFIAASDRIATVLSGETDPGAPTEVETINVDSTFKSAEETNDTSATIIVVVLLVVATIVPMATYYYFQGNRS; encoded by the coding sequence ATGATACAACAGCTTAAAACAATATTAAATTGGGGAAACTTATTACCAGGATTCGTGATTTCCCTGCTTTTAACGGTTATCGTTGGATTTTGGGCAACTCCGGCTTTAGCAACGGGAGTTTATCAAGTTCCGGCGTTATCCTCGGCGAATGAAACTTGGGTTGTGGAAATGGATGACGTTCTCAGCCGCAGTACGGAAGGACGTTTAAATAATACCTTATCGGACTTAGCAAAAAAAACAGGCTATGAAGTTCGATTTTTGACTGTTCACCGTTTAGATTATGGTGAAACCATTGATAGTTTTGCGGAAAAAGTGTTTAAAAAATGGTTTCCGACTCCAGAAATTGCCGCTAATCAAACCTTGTTAGTTTTGGATACGATCAACAATAATAGCGCCATTCAAACCGGAGAAAAAACCCAATCCTTATTAACGGATGAAATTGCTGAAAGTGTCGCTCAAGAAACCCTAAAATATCCCCTTCGTCAAGGGGGGAAATATAATGAGGCGTTTATTGCAGCCAGCGATCGCATTGCGACTGTTTTATCAGGAGAAACTGATCCGGGCGCGCCCACAGAAGTAGAAACTATTAATGTTGACAGTACCTTTAAATCCGCCGAAGAAACCAACGATACCAGTGCTACAATTATCGTTGTGGTATTGTTAGTTGTGGCGACGATTGTTCCGATGGCAACCTATTATTATTTCCAAGGAAATCGGAGCTAA
- a CDS encoding RNA-guided endonuclease InsQ/TnpB family protein: MFQAYKYRIYPTTEQQIAASKSFGCCRWYWNYALNLCQETYKTTGKGLSRTAIQGLLPQLKKEYLWLTDAYSQCLQVVALNLSTAYKNFFDKRARLPRFKSKHGRQSISYPQNVKFEGDYLKLPGKIGLVYCVRHREFEGTIKTVTISKNPDGKYYASVLVDDGKEQPTTSTNGKAIGIDLGLTHFAITSDGDKYSNPQHFTKHEHNLKRKQQKLSRKQKACTERSRSGSLSRQKARLKVAKVHAKISRCREDFLHKLSRKIVNENQVIAVEDLGVKNLVRNHKLAKAISDCGWGMFCTMLKYKAEKEGKTYLEVDRFFPSSKTCNVCLNQVGSLPLDIRSWTCEHCQTTHDRDINASINIKNEALRILSLGTSDTANLRGCKSSDEISVSSDAIPVEVGSPHLLVEKCG, translated from the coding sequence ATGTTTCAAGCATACAAGTATCGCATATACCCAACAACCGAACAGCAAATAGCCGCTTCTAAAAGCTTTGGCTGTTGTCGTTGGTATTGGAATTACGCCTTGAACTTGTGCCAAGAAACCTATAAAACAACAGGAAAAGGATTATCAAGAACAGCTATTCAAGGATTGTTACCTCAACTAAAAAAGGAATATCTTTGGCTAACAGATGCTTACTCCCAGTGTTTACAAGTTGTCGCTTTAAATTTATCGACTGCCTACAAAAACTTTTTTGACAAACGGGCCAGATTACCTCGATTCAAATCCAAACACGGTAGACAATCAATCAGTTATCCCCAAAACGTTAAATTTGAGGGAGATTATCTAAAACTACCCGGTAAAATTGGGTTAGTTTATTGTGTGCGTCACCGGGAATTTGAAGGGACAATCAAAACTGTTACTATCTCAAAGAATCCCGATGGAAAATACTACGCATCTGTGTTAGTTGATGACGGGAAAGAGCAACCTACGACATCAACCAATGGAAAAGCAATTGGAATTGATTTAGGATTAACTCACTTTGCCATTACCAGTGATGGAGACAAATATAGTAATCCCCAACACTTTACTAAACATGAACACAACTTAAAACGCAAACAACAAAAACTTTCTCGAAAACAGAAGGCTTGCACTGAGCGTAGTCGAAGTGGGAGTCTGAGTAGACAAAAAGCTAGATTAAAAGTAGCTAAAGTCCACGCTAAAATCTCTCGCTGTCGAGAAGATTTTCTACACAAGCTATCCCGCAAGATAGTCAACGAAAACCAAGTGATTGCTGTAGAAGATCTGGGGGTTAAGAATCTGGTTAGAAACCATAAATTAGCCAAGGCAATTAGTGATTGTGGCTGGGGAATGTTCTGTACGATGTTGAAGTATAAAGCCGAAAAAGAAGGGAAAACCTACCTGGAAGTTGATCGATTTTTCCCTTCTTCTAAAACTTGTAATGTCTGTCTAAATCAAGTAGGTAGCTTACCGCTTGATATTAGAAGTTGGACTTGTGAGCATTGCCAAACCACCCATGATCGAGATATAAATGCTTCCATCAATATCAAGAATGAAGCCTTGCGGATATTGTCGTTAGGAACTAGCGATACTGCCAATCTGAGGGGATGTAAGTCGTCTGATGAAATTTCTGTTTCTTCAGATGCTATCCCCGTTGAAGTTGGAAGCCCACACTTACTCGTAGAGAAGTGTGGGTAG
- a CDS encoding aminotransferase-like domain-containing protein: MKVRPLETENGTNLYEQVAHRVEALISEGTLQGGDRIPSVRKMHQQMNVSISTVLEAYRLLEDRGLIAVRPQSGYFVRSNLMSHREEPNPSAPPRTALNVDTSLAFRINRSLREPNMIKLGAAVADPSLFPITTLNRLIGQTLRNAPESCHSYDVLPGCEPLRHEIARRLMDAGCSVTPDQILITNGTTEALYLSLRAITKPGDTVAIESPSYYGLLEVLASLHLRALELPTHPREGLCLEALEMVLKKGSIAACALVSNFSNPLGTCMSDLHKKKLVTILESYNIPLVEDDIYGDLCFQGNRPKAIKAFDQKGLVLYCASCSKTLSPGLRVGWAVAGQYQTQLEQLKLFTNIATATVNQLAIAAFLSNGGYDRHLRQLRRSYYEQVMRMTQAICDYFPPETKVSRPSGGHVLWVELSPEFDSMELYEQAYQHKISIAPGSMFSASGGYQNCFRLNCGLPWSEELEQAMKTLGNLIKIINR, encoded by the coding sequence ATGAAAGTTAGACCCCTGGAAACTGAAAATGGGACAAATTTATATGAACAGGTGGCCCATCGTGTTGAAGCGTTGATTAGTGAAGGAACCCTGCAAGGGGGCGATCGCATTCCCTCGGTACGAAAAATGCACCAACAGATGAACGTCAGTATTTCTACGGTTTTAGAAGCTTATCGTTTATTAGAAGATCGGGGATTAATTGCGGTGCGTCCTCAGTCGGGCTATTTTGTGCGCTCAAACCTGATGTCCCACCGAGAGGAACCTAACCCTTCCGCCCCCCCACGAACCGCCCTCAACGTCGATACATCCTTAGCCTTTCGGATCAATAGAAGTCTGCGGGAGCCGAATATGATTAAACTGGGTGCCGCCGTTGCCGATCCTTCGTTGTTTCCGATCACAACCTTAAACCGTCTAATTGGACAAACGTTGCGGAATGCGCCAGAGTCCTGTCACTCCTATGATGTCTTACCCGGTTGTGAGCCCCTACGACATGAAATCGCCCGCCGCTTAATGGATGCGGGATGTTCGGTGACACCGGATCAGATTTTGATTACCAATGGCACCACCGAAGCGCTGTATTTATCATTGAGGGCGATCACAAAACCAGGGGATACCGTTGCGATTGAATCTCCGTCTTATTATGGATTATTAGAAGTCTTAGCATCCTTACATTTACGCGCTTTAGAATTACCGACCCATCCCCGTGAAGGACTCTGTTTAGAAGCGTTAGAAATGGTGTTAAAAAAAGGGTCAATTGCGGCTTGTGCATTAGTGTCTAATTTTAGTAATCCATTAGGCACTTGTATGAGCGATTTACACAAAAAAAAATTAGTGACGATTTTGGAATCCTATAATATTCCCTTAGTAGAAGATGATATCTATGGGGATTTATGTTTTCAAGGAAATCGCCCCAAAGCTATTAAAGCTTTTGATCAAAAGGGATTAGTTTTATATTGTGCTTCCTGTAGTAAAACCTTATCCCCAGGATTACGGGTCGGTTGGGCGGTAGCCGGACAATATCAAACCCAGTTAGAACAGTTAAAATTGTTTACCAATATTGCCACGGCTACGGTGAATCAATTAGCGATCGCGGCTTTTTTATCCAATGGCGGATATGACCGACATTTGCGCCAATTACGGCGATCTTATTATGAACAAGTGATGCGAATGACCCAGGCTATTTGTGATTATTTTCCCCCCGAAACAAAAGTTTCTCGTCCTTCTGGGGGTCACGTTTTATGGGTGGAATTGTCCCCGGAATTTGATTCGATGGAATTATATGAACAAGCATATCAGCATAAAATTAGTATTGCACCGGGTTCGATGTTTTCTGCTTCCGGTGGCTATCAAAATTGTTTTCGATTAAATTGTGGTTTACCTTGGTCAGAGGAATTAGAACAAGCGATGAAAACCTTGGGAAATTTAATTAAAATTATTAATAGATAA
- a CDS encoding SpoIIE family protein phosphatase has translation MFTQNSKFSGRKPLIKSRLGSTLIIPFVLQITAVVGLVGYLSFKNGQKAVTDLAIQLNNEVAARVSQTLQTYVSIPSQINQTNRQAIELGELNLQNYQQLEKHFWHQVQQFSSVTAVLLGTETQEFTGVERVAKNELNIDISRPETNYSHVSYGSDQDGNRTKFLGVNKPNYDPRKRPWYQAPAEAKRSVWSPIYTYVDSETLAITNGLPFYDQNGNLLGVTATDFSLSQISEFLQSLKVGKTGQVFILERSGMLVATSTDEKPSRTNTEGKAERFLATDSTNLTTQVTAQYLIKKFENLQAIHDPQHLIFNLNNKPDFLKILPFQDGQGLDWLIVVVVPEADFMAEINANNRSTILLIIYALITAIVISILTARFITRPIVQLTQASKKIADGNLDQRVNTTDLIEIEEINTLEYSFNSMAQQLQESFETLEDKVKERTLELAQANQEISSLNQKLKQENLRMSAELDVARQIQQMILPKPEELEGIEGLDICGYMEPADEVGGDYYDVLNIDGIVTIGIGDVTGHGLESGLLMLMTQTAVRTLKEVREQDSTRFLDTLNRTIYKNVQRMNSERNLTLAILNYSEGNLSVSGQHEETIIIRKGGRIERIDTMDLGLPIGIDDEIIDFISRTTLELEPGDGVVVYTDGITEAKDMNKKQYGIEQLCEIIHQNWYLSAEGLKDAVITDLRHHIGKQKVFDDITLLVIKRHNN, from the coding sequence ATGTTCACTCAAAATTCAAAATTTTCAGGACGAAAACCTCTAATTAAATCTCGTCTAGGAAGCACATTAATTATTCCTTTTGTTCTCCAAATTACAGCAGTTGTTGGATTAGTCGGCTATCTTTCCTTTAAAAATGGTCAAAAAGCCGTTACAGATCTTGCCATTCAGTTAAATAATGAAGTGGCTGCACGAGTCAGTCAAACCTTACAAACCTATGTTTCCATTCCCAGTCAAATTAATCAAACAAATCGACAAGCAATTGAATTAGGAGAATTAAATTTACAGAATTATCAACAACTAGAAAAACATTTTTGGCATCAAGTTCAACAATTTTCATCGGTAACAGCCGTACTTCTGGGAACAGAAACACAGGAGTTCACCGGAGTAGAACGAGTGGCTAAAAACGAACTAAATATTGATATCTCTCGACCCGAAACAAACTATTCTCATGTGAGTTATGGCTCAGATCAAGACGGAAATCGGACTAAATTTTTAGGGGTAAATAAACCTAATTACGATCCTCGCAAACGCCCTTGGTATCAAGCACCCGCCGAAGCAAAACGCTCTGTTTGGTCGCCGATTTATACTTATGTTGATTCAGAAACCTTAGCCATTACCAACGGATTACCCTTTTATGATCAGAATGGAAATCTATTAGGTGTAACCGCAACGGATTTCTCTCTCTCCCAAATTAGTGAATTTCTTCAGAGCTTAAAAGTCGGTAAAACCGGACAGGTTTTTATTTTAGAACGTTCAGGAATGTTAGTAGCAACCTCGACGGATGAAAAACCATCCCGAACTAATACTGAGGGAAAAGCTGAACGATTTTTAGCAACAGATAGCACCAATCTCACCACTCAAGTCACAGCCCAATATTTAATCAAAAAATTTGAGAATCTTCAAGCCATTCACGATCCCCAACATCTGATTTTTAATCTGAATAATAAACCCGATTTTTTAAAGATTTTACCCTTTCAAGATGGTCAAGGATTAGATTGGTTAATTGTAGTTGTTGTTCCCGAAGCAGATTTTATGGCAGAAATTAATGCCAATAATCGCTCTACTATTCTATTAATTATTTATGCTTTAATTACTGCTATTGTGATTAGCATTTTAACAGCCCGTTTCATTACTCGTCCCATTGTTCAACTGACTCAAGCCTCTAAAAAAATTGCCGATGGCAACTTAGATCAGCGAGTTAATACCACTGATTTAATTGAGATTGAAGAAATTAATACCTTAGAATATTCTTTTAATAGTATGGCTCAACAATTGCAAGAATCCTTTGAAACTTTAGAAGATAAAGTCAAAGAACGGACGCTGGAACTTGCCCAAGCCAATCAAGAAATTAGTAGCCTGAATCAGAAATTAAAGCAAGAAAATTTACGGATGAGTGCGGAATTAGATGTCGCTCGCCAAATTCAACAAATGATTCTCCCTAAACCAGAAGAATTAGAAGGAATTGAAGGACTAGATATTTGTGGATATATGGAACCTGCTGATGAAGTCGGGGGGGATTATTACGATGTTCTTAATATTGATGGGATTGTCACAATTGGCATTGGAGATGTTACCGGACATGGGCTAGAAAGTGGTCTATTAATGTTAATGACGCAAACGGCAGTCCGTACCCTAAAAGAAGTTCGTGAACAGGATTCAACTCGGTTTTTAGATACCCTAAACCGCACTATTTATAAAAATGTTCAGAGGATGAATTCTGAACGAAATTTAACCCTGGCTATCCTGAATTATTCTGAGGGAAATCTCAGTGTCAGTGGTCAACATGAAGAAACAATTATTATTCGTAAAGGTGGAAGGATTGAACGCATTGATACAATGGATTTAGGGTTGCCTATTGGTATTGATGATGAGATTATCGACTTTATTAGTCGGACTACTTTAGAATTAGAACCGGGGGATGGTGTGGTGGTCTACACCGATGGCATTACTGAAGCCAAAGACATGAATAAAAAACAATATGGTATTGAACAACTCTGTGAAATTATTCATCAAAATTGGTATTTATCGGCTGAAGGACTTAAAGATGCTGTGATTACCGATCTTCGACACCATATTGGCAAGCAAAAAGTATTTGATGATATTACATTATTAGTCATAAAACGCCACAATAATTAG
- a CDS encoding response regulator encodes MRTVLVVEDNLVNWKVFERILTRRGGLLAKHTEDVETVMQMATNKQADLILMDVSLTNSYYDGKAVDGIEITQMLKANPETAQLPVILVTANANTGDRENFLARSGADDYIPKPIVDHKAFVEQIKSRLPLDD; translated from the coding sequence ATCAGAACCGTTTTAGTGGTTGAAGATAATCTCGTTAACTGGAAAGTGTTTGAACGCATTTTAACCAGACGGGGCGGGTTATTAGCGAAACACACCGAAGATGTCGAAACCGTGATGCAAATGGCGACTAACAAGCAAGCGGATCTAATTTTAATGGATGTGTCTTTAACGAATAGTTATTATGACGGGAAAGCTGTTGATGGGATTGAAATTACCCAAATGTTAAAAGCTAACCCGGAAACGGCACAACTTCCCGTTATTTTAGTCACTGCCAATGCTAATACAGGCGATCGGGAAAACTTTTTAGCCCGAAGTGGGGCTGATGATTATATTCCCAAACCTATTGTAGATCATAAAGCCTTTGTTGAACAAATTAAATCAAGACTGCCCTTAGATGACTAA
- a CDS encoding FAD-dependent oxidoreductase has product MKKLVLIGGGHSHAIALKKWGMNPLSEVELTLITNVVKTPYSGMLPGYIAGFYSFDQCHIDLPSLAKYSHAKIYIDQAIGLDLEKNLVICKNNSPIPFDLLSIDIGSTPTVLSIPGAIEHTIAVKPISKLLQYWHQLIEEIQQNPQQKIRLAIVGGGAGGVELAFNIHSHLTQIYQQANQPLNQLELHLIHSGKRLLSERHPSLSRKVENLLKKLKIHLHFNETVDQVDETQNSIKKISCKSGLTLECDRIFWVTQASASPWLKQAGLTTDKRGFILVNDNLQSVSHPQVFAAGDIATMVNYPRPKAGVFAVRQGQPLLENLKRSLEEKPLKPFIPQKEFLILIGTGDQKAIASKAWFNIGPNSLLWRWKDYIDQKFMKQFKN; this is encoded by the coding sequence ATGAAAAAATTAGTTTTAATTGGTGGCGGACATAGCCATGCGATCGCCCTGAAAAAATGGGGGATGAATCCTTTATCAGAGGTTGAATTAACCTTAATTACCAATGTTGTAAAAACGCCCTATTCAGGGATGTTACCCGGTTATATTGCTGGATTTTATAGCTTTGATCAATGTCATATTGATTTACCGTCCTTAGCTAAATATTCCCATGCGAAAATTTATATTGATCAAGCCATCGGTTTAGATTTAGAAAAAAATCTCGTTATTTGTAAAAACAATTCTCCTATTCCCTTTGATCTTCTATCTATTGATATTGGGAGCACTCCAACAGTATTAAGCATTCCGGGTGCGATAGAACATACTATTGCTGTTAAACCGATATCCAAACTTTTGCAATATTGGCATCAATTAATTGAAGAAATTCAGCAAAATCCTCAACAAAAAATCCGGTTAGCGATTGTTGGAGGAGGTGCGGGAGGTGTTGAATTAGCGTTTAATATTCACAGCCATCTCACTCAAATTTATCAACAAGCCAATCAACCCTTAAATCAGTTAGAATTACATCTAATTCATAGCGGTAAGCGGTTATTATCTGAACGTCACCCTTCCTTAAGTCGAAAAGTAGAAAATTTGCTTAAAAAACTTAAGATTCATTTACACTTCAATGAAACAGTTGATCAAGTTGACGAGACTCAAAATTCTATTAAAAAAATTAGCTGTAAATCAGGATTAACCCTAGAATGCGATCGCATTTTTTGGGTAACACAAGCATCAGCATCCCCCTGGTTAAAACAAGCCGGACTAACAACAGATAAACGGGGATTTATTCTAGTCAATGATAACTTACAATCGGTTTCCCATCCCCAAGTTTTCGCCGCCGGAGATATCGCCACAATGGTTAATTATCCCCGACCCAAAGCGGGAGTTTTTGCAGTGCGTCAAGGTCAACCCTTATTGGAAAATTTAAAACGAAGTTTAGAAGAAAAACCCCTAAAACCCTTTATCCCTCAAAAAGAATTTTTAATTTTAATTGGGACAGGAGATCAAAAAGCGATCGCTTCTAAAGCATGGTTTAATATAGGGCCGAATTCGTTATTATGGCGATGGAAAGATTATATTGATCAAAAATTTATGAAACAGTTTAAAAACTGA